GGCGAGGATGCGCCGGTTGTTCTCCAGTTCCTCCGTCGTTGGCAGGCGGCGGGAGCGTTCCGCATCCTCGCTCTTTTGCTTCCAGAGCTTGTAGAGCCAGTTGATGAATCCCGCCACCAGGAAGACGATGACCATGATCACCTGGCCGAGATCGACTTCGGCAAGGATGGGCTGAAGGTCTGTCCTCATGGCAGGGAATAGGATGGCTGGAGGGAGGAGAGGGGAATCAGAAGCTTACTGGGAAGAGCGCTCGTCACGCTACTTCTTCTCGTGCTGGGCGGGATTCTCCCCGGCAATGCTCTGCCTCATCTCGGTATCGGCGGAGATGTTGCGATAGCGCGCGTAGTCCATGATACCGAGGTTTCCATTGCGGAAGGCTTCGGCGATGGCCATGGGCACCTGGGCTTCTGCCTCCACCACCCGAGCGCGCATCTCCTGTGTCTTGGCAGACATTTCCTGTTCGGCGGCCACGGCGGCGGCTCGGCGGACTTCCGCATTTGCCTGGGCAATCTTCTTGTCCGTCTCGGCCTGGTCGGCCTGCAGTTTCGCACCCACGTTCTCACCCACGTCCACATCCGCAATGTCGATGGAGATAATCTCGAACGCCGTCCCCACGTCGACGCCCTTCTGCAGCACCACCTTGGAGATGCTGTCTGGATTCTCCAGCACGTCCTTGTAACTGCCGCTGGAGCCGATGCAGGTCACGATGCCTTCACCCACGCGGGCGATCACGGTCTCTTCCGTGGCGCCACCGATGAAGCGATCCAAGTTCGTGCGCACCGTCACGCGGGCACGCACGCGCAGGGAAATGCCATCACGCGCCACAGCGTCGATTTTGCCTCCCTTGCCCATCTCGGCGCTCGGACAGTCGATGACCTTCGGGTTGATGCTCGTGCGCACCGCTTCAATCACGGTCTTGGCGGTGCCCTTCACTGCGAGGTCGATGGCGCAAGCCCGGTCAAAATCAAGCGCGATGCCCGCCTTGTTCGCGGCGATGAGGGAAAGCACCACGTGGGTGACATTCCCGCCCGCGAGATAGTGAGCTTCCAGTTGATCCGTGGTCAGGGGAATACCCGCCTTCACCGCAGTGATACGGGTATCCACAATCAAGGCGTTGGGTACGCCGCGCAGCCACATGGCCACGAGAGTGGGGATGCCCACGGGGGCATTCGCCACTTTGGCGCGCAGCCACAGGTTGAAGAACTTCGCGAGGATGAGCACGAAGACGATTCCGAAGATGACCAGGACGCCGGTGCCGATGATTTGGAAGGTGGACATAGTGCGTGTGGGTGATGTGTGATGCTATGTACGAACGAAAGCAAGTCGTGGGGATCTGGCTGTATCACTCGGAGGATCCCGAAATTGTCTGGCGATGCTGGGAGATTTTTTAGCTCAGAACCATGAACACGC
The Roseimicrobium gellanilyticum DNA segment above includes these coding regions:
- the floA gene encoding flotillin-like protein FloA (flotillin-like protein involved in membrane lipid rafts): MSTFQIIGTGVLVIFGIVFVLILAKFFNLWLRAKVANAPVGIPTLVAMWLRGVPNALIVDTRITAVKAGIPLTTDQLEAHYLAGGNVTHVVLSLIAANKAGIALDFDRACAIDLAVKGTAKTVIEAVRTSINPKVIDCPSAEMGKGGKIDAVARDGISLRVRARVTVRTNLDRFIGGATEETVIARVGEGIVTCIGSSGSYKDVLENPDSISKVVLQKGVDVGTAFEIISIDIADVDVGENVGAKLQADQAETDKKIAQANAEVRRAAAVAAEQEMSAKTQEMRARVVEAEAQVPMAIAEAFRNGNLGIMDYARYRNISADTEMRQSIAGENPAQHEKK